A region of Corynebacterium glucuronolyticum DSM 44120 DNA encodes the following proteins:
- a CDS encoding ATP-binding protein, producing the protein MDVKEFTGVDYSRRVIDREVENLIKTVPAIVIEGPRGCGKTMTGLNFARSAAFLDSPETELLAATDLSLLTEGENPRLLDEWQLYPALWNVVRRRIDFGGSYGSFILTGSAVPNDDVRRHSGAGRFIHLRQRTMTGFEKSLLRENRGEKSPDDGGEVSLRGLFAGEGVKADTSSSAITDVISQLLTPGFPNMVLMEPSARRRMLEGYIQDISEVDIQRLADVRHDPHSIRALLASLSRHVSTSVSWETLRKDLRNVDVEISVKGVQRLIELLERMYVVESVPAMRTQLRSRAVLRKSSKFVLADPALAAAALHADEEALLADMETTGFLFESAVIHDLAVFAQALEGSVGYYRDSNNHEIDCVIELENGAWAAIEVKLGLNQIEYGAERLSLAVDQIDKNPPAFKAVVTGNGPILQLKDGTFTFPLHALRP; encoded by the coding sequence ATGGATGTGAAGGAATTTACCGGTGTAGATTACAGCCGACGTGTGATTGATAGAGAGGTCGAAAACCTCATTAAGACGGTGCCTGCCATCGTCATTGAAGGGCCGAGGGGATGCGGAAAGACAATGACGGGCCTGAATTTCGCACGCTCTGCCGCTTTCTTGGACTCTCCCGAGACAGAACTGCTGGCGGCAACCGATCTGTCACTTCTGACCGAAGGTGAAAATCCGCGATTGCTGGACGAATGGCAGCTTTACCCGGCCCTGTGGAACGTAGTTAGGCGAAGAATAGACTTTGGTGGAAGCTACGGCTCTTTCATTCTCACGGGGTCTGCGGTTCCAAATGATGATGTGCGACGGCATTCGGGTGCAGGACGGTTCATCCATCTGAGGCAGCGCACGATGACCGGATTTGAAAAATCATTGTTGCGCGAAAATAGGGGTGAAAAATCTCCTGATGATGGCGGCGAGGTTTCCCTCCGCGGGTTGTTTGCAGGAGAGGGGGTTAAAGCTGACACCTCCAGCTCCGCGATTACAGATGTGATTAGCCAACTGTTAACGCCGGGGTTTCCGAACATGGTTCTGATGGAACCATCGGCGCGAAGAAGAATGCTGGAGGGGTACATTCAAGATATTTCAGAGGTCGATATTCAGAGGTTGGCGGATGTGCGTCACGATCCCCACTCAATCAGAGCACTTCTAGCTTCGCTGAGTAGGCATGTCTCCACCAGTGTTAGTTGGGAGACACTCCGAAAGGATCTCCGCAATGTTGATGTGGAAATTTCCGTGAAAGGAGTGCAACGTCTGATTGAGTTACTCGAGCGGATGTACGTGGTGGAAAGCGTTCCTGCGATGCGTACGCAGCTACGGTCACGGGCGGTACTGCGCAAATCATCTAAGTTTGTTTTAGCTGATCCGGCGCTTGCTGCAGCTGCACTTCATGCTGATGAAGAGGCATTATTGGCAGATATGGAGACGACGGGCTTCCTATTTGAGTCAGCGGTGATCCACGATCTTGCCGTGTTTGCGCAGGCGCTGGAAGGCAGTGTGGGGTACTACCGAGATTCCAATAATCATGAGATCGATTGTGTGATCGAATTAGAAAACGGGGCTTGGGCTGCCATAGAAGTGAAGCTTGGACTCAACCAAATCGAATACGGGGCAGAAAGACTTTCTTTGGCCGTTGATCAGATTGACAAGAATCCGCCTGCGTTTAAAGCTGTCGTGACCGGTAATGGACCAATATTGCAATTGAAAGACGGGACATTTACCTTTCCGCTTCATGCGCTGCGTCCATAG
- a CDS encoding zeta toxin family protein produces MTALSPQDFATTDEHKRTMLDTAWDLVSADQVPADEPVLTYVSAQSAAGKSHMVSRLQRTRPGVVVDSDEIRLLHPRLDEIVDADEMRMDVLSNEPVGFVFAGILERCRENRFNAYLENTLTNTATVKRTVCDFVADGYSIVVELVATPGEVSRLGIAQRYFAQKQLGLPFPRWTSIAGHDRGYNAVPDAILPLDDAIDTFHVWHDGERVGTFTSAEEARASLLRFRQLAGAHGNASFQAELRATLPHIATLAACSEKVRPLYDYLKGLSKETRRKLPNMPSTAVTATLIPTTMIQDCAIRSTLSEDSPLSTQ; encoded by the coding sequence ATGACCGCACTTTCTCCACAGGACTTTGCCACTACCGATGAGCATAAGCGCACGATGCTTGATACCGCGTGGGACCTTGTCTCCGCTGACCAAGTACCAGCGGACGAACCGGTTCTAACCTACGTGTCCGCCCAATCTGCCGCTGGCAAGAGCCACATGGTGAGCAGACTGCAGCGCACCCGCCCGGGCGTGGTGGTCGATTCCGACGAGATCCGGCTGCTCCACCCCCGTCTCGACGAGATTGTGGACGCCGATGAGATGCGGATGGATGTGCTATCCAATGAACCAGTCGGTTTCGTCTTCGCTGGCATCCTCGAAAGATGCCGCGAAAACCGGTTTAACGCCTATCTGGAAAACACGCTTACTAACACGGCGACTGTTAAGCGCACGGTGTGCGACTTCGTCGCTGATGGTTACTCCATCGTCGTGGAACTCGTTGCCACTCCCGGTGAGGTCAGCCGCCTCGGCATCGCTCAGCGATACTTTGCCCAAAAGCAGCTCGGACTCCCCTTTCCTAGATGGACAAGCATCGCCGGGCACGACCGCGGCTACAATGCTGTCCCCGATGCCATCCTCCCTCTCGACGATGCCATCGACACCTTTCACGTTTGGCACGACGGGGAACGCGTTGGCACGTTCACCAGTGCAGAGGAGGCCCGTGCATCTTTGCTCCGGTTCCGGCAGCTCGCTGGCGCCCACGGCAACGCGTCATTCCAGGCTGAGCTCCGCGCCACTCTACCCCACATTGCGACCCTCGCGGCGTGTTCAGAAAAAGTTCGCCCCCTCTACGATTACCTGAAGGGGCTTTCGAAGGAGACGAGACGGAAGCTGCCAAACATGCCGAGCACCGCAGTCACGGCAACGCTGATTCCCACAACAATGATCCAGGATTGTGCGATCCGGTCAACGTTGTCAGAGGATAGCCCGCTTTCCACACAGTAG
- a CDS encoding glucose PTS transporter subunit IIA has protein sequence MKNAAADILAGVGGADNILAVTHCATRLRFELNDASIVDKDRLEKNEKVLGAVPQSGDRYQVIVGGDVPNVYNALTALPEMQNRSTSGNSGKSGERSNDDVKAEARAKSKGCFPWLDNFFEFLSDSFRPIIGILLGASLVIAFTAVMEAFGVVDTRSEDKAPVWFFLDAMWRSVFYFLPVMVAYNAGKRLKIDPWVSAAIMLALMTPEFMGLQDNPAATCVTNDALGTETCSIPILGMKLLLNNYGGNVFVPLMMAAVAALVYRFFQKVIPSSVHIVFLPFLTLVIVMPITAFLIGPFGIWLGNIIGTGLAWLNSNAPFVFAILIPMLYPFLVPLGLHWPLNALMLINIDTLGYDFIQGPMGAWNFACFGATAGVLALSMRDHDKVMTQTAGSALAAGLMGGISEPSLYGIHLRFKRIYPRMLVGCFAGGLTIAILSLATNGVTTNAFVFTSLLTIPVFKPMGVYAIAVAVAFFTAFAAIYFTDYLNKEEREELRKRLEVDYEGGETYADTDTAPAAVPAAVGAGAGATAVSSAGTSAEASASASSGAPASASSGAPAEEDVTVVAPVSGTVISQKDLKDPAFAAGALGTAVGVVPTDGTVAAPVSGKIISVAKTGHAYGIKTDDGVEILVHIGIDTVKMQGEGFTPQVEKRDRVNVGDTLATVDFDAVTKAGFDTTVIVTVVNSKSLESVTETSSDAVQAGEPVLSVRM, from the coding sequence ATGAAGAACGCGGCGGCGGATATCCTCGCTGGCGTGGGCGGTGCGGACAATATCCTCGCCGTCACGCACTGCGCGACGCGCCTGCGCTTCGAACTTAACGATGCCTCCATCGTCGATAAGGATCGTTTGGAAAAGAACGAAAAAGTCCTCGGTGCTGTCCCCCAAAGTGGTGACCGATACCAGGTCATCGTCGGTGGCGACGTTCCGAACGTGTACAACGCGCTCACCGCCCTACCGGAGATGCAGAACCGCTCCACCAGCGGGAACAGCGGAAAGAGTGGGGAGCGTTCCAACGACGACGTCAAGGCTGAGGCCCGCGCCAAGAGCAAGGGCTGCTTCCCCTGGTTGGATAACTTCTTCGAATTCCTCTCGGACTCGTTCCGCCCGATCATCGGCATTCTCCTCGGCGCGTCGCTCGTCATTGCGTTCACCGCCGTGATGGAGGCCTTCGGTGTGGTCGATACCCGCTCCGAGGACAAGGCCCCGGTGTGGTTCTTCCTTGATGCCATGTGGCGTTCCGTCTTCTACTTCCTGCCGGTCATGGTGGCTTACAACGCAGGTAAGCGTCTGAAGATCGACCCGTGGGTCTCTGCGGCGATCATGCTCGCACTCATGACACCTGAGTTCATGGGCCTGCAGGACAACCCCGCTGCCACATGCGTGACCAATGACGCCCTGGGTACGGAGACCTGCTCCATTCCGATCCTGGGGATGAAGCTGCTGCTTAATAACTACGGCGGCAACGTGTTCGTGCCGCTCATGATGGCTGCCGTCGCGGCACTTGTATACCGCTTCTTCCAGAAGGTCATTCCTTCCTCGGTACACATCGTGTTCCTGCCGTTCCTGACCCTCGTGATTGTCATGCCGATCACCGCATTCCTCATCGGTCCGTTTGGCATCTGGTTGGGCAACATCATCGGTACGGGCCTGGCGTGGCTGAATAGCAACGCCCCGTTCGTGTTCGCCATCCTCATCCCGATGCTGTACCCGTTCCTCGTTCCGCTGGGCCTGCACTGGCCACTCAACGCCCTCATGCTCATCAACATCGATACCCTGGGCTACGACTTCATTCAGGGCCCGATGGGTGCCTGGAACTTCGCCTGCTTCGGCGCCACTGCCGGTGTGCTCGCCCTGTCTATGCGTGACCACGACAAGGTCATGACGCAGACCGCAGGCTCCGCCCTTGCTGCCGGCCTCATGGGTGGTATTTCCGAGCCGTCCCTTTACGGCATCCACCTGCGTTTCAAGCGGATCTACCCGCGCATGCTCGTGGGCTGCTTCGCCGGTGGCCTCACCATCGCCATCCTGAGCCTTGCCACTAACGGCGTGACCACGAACGCGTTCGTGTTCACCTCGCTGCTTACCATCCCAGTGTTCAAGCCGATGGGTGTGTATGCCATCGCTGTCGCTGTCGCCTTCTTCACGGCTTTCGCCGCCATTTACTTCACCGACTACCTCAACAAAGAGGAGCGTGAGGAGCTCCGCAAGCGCCTCGAGGTCGATTACGAGGGTGGCGAGACGTACGCGGACACCGATACTGCCCCCGCCGCAGTTCCCGCAGCCGTCGGCGCGGGTGCTGGTGCAACCGCCGTTTCCTCTGCCGGTACGTCCGCTGAGGCGTCCGCTTCTGCATCTTCCGGAGCGCCCGCTTCTGCATCTTCCGGAGCGCCAGCGGAGGAAGATGTGACCGTCGTCGCTCCGGTTTCGGGCACTGTTATTTCGCAAAAGGATCTGAAGGATCCGGCGTTTGCGGCAGGCGCGCTGGGCACAGCGGTGGGGGTAGTCCCCACGGACGGAACCGTAGCTGCTCCGGTTTCGGGCAAGATCATCTCGGTGGCCAAGACCGGGCACGCCTACGGCATTAAAACAGACGATGGCGTGGAAATTCTCGTCCACATCGGCATCGATACGGTGAAGATGCAGGGTGAGGGATTTACCCCCCAAGTGGAAAAGAGGGATCGCGTCAATGTTGGCGACACTCTTGCCACCGTCGATTTCGATGCCGTCACCAAGGCTGGTTTCGACACCACTGTCATCGTTACGGTTGTAAACTCGAAGTCACTAGAAAGTGTGACGGAGACCTCATCCGACGCAGTTCAGGCCGGTGAACCTGTACTCTCAGTAAGGATGTAG
- a CDS encoding mismatch-specific DNA-glycosylase has protein sequence MQFASRRPSPLSGAKPTRVDLAGFRRKPVDDLLPVEGETERLALLIVGVNPSPWTAAVNAPFAHPGNRFWPSLYRAGLTPYEVDASRGLKDDDLHMLEERRIGITNFVSGLATSKASELTAEQLREGAQGVLRLVEKLQPEKVAIVGITAHRQAFRKPKAKLGRQEGEFIPEGWPATVELWVVPQPSGLNAHETIDSLAEKWQGVME, from the coding sequence ATGCAGTTTGCTTCTCGACGTCCCTCCCCACTGTCTGGTGCCAAACCCACCCGAGTCGATCTTGCGGGCTTCCGAAGGAAACCCGTCGACGATCTCCTCCCCGTCGAGGGGGAAACGGAGCGGCTCGCACTCCTTATCGTCGGGGTGAACCCCAGCCCGTGGACTGCCGCCGTCAACGCGCCGTTTGCCCATCCAGGGAACCGATTCTGGCCGTCGCTTTACCGCGCGGGGCTCACTCCCTACGAGGTGGATGCCTCACGGGGCTTAAAAGACGATGACCTTCACATGCTGGAGGAGCGTCGCATCGGCATCACCAACTTCGTTTCTGGCTTGGCAACGTCGAAGGCCTCGGAGCTCACCGCCGAACAACTACGTGAGGGCGCGCAGGGGGTGCTCCGACTCGTCGAAAAGCTACAACCCGAAAAGGTGGCCATCGTCGGCATCACCGCCCACCGGCAGGCCTTCCGCAAGCCAAAGGCGAAGCTAGGAAGGCAGGAAGGGGAGTTTATCCCCGAGGGATGGCCCGCCACCGTGGAGTTGTGGGTGGTGCCGCAACCGAGTGGCCTCAACGCGCACGAGACGATCGATTCGTTGGCCGAGAAGTGGCAGGGTGTGATGGAATAA
- a CDS encoding ATP-dependent Clp protease ATP-binding subunit, translating into MFERFTDRARRVIVLAQEEARMLNHNYIGTEHILLGLIHEGEGVAAKALESMGISLEDVRKEVEELIGPGSQPPSGHIPFTPRAKKVLELSLREGLQMGHKYIGTEFLLLGLVREGEGVAARVLVKLGADLPRVRQTVIQLLSGYEGQQGGEAPEGSGLAGAGAAPGGGAFGGRQMGGPGERSNSLTLDKFGRNLTQLAKDGKLDPVVGREKEIERIMQVLSRRTKNNPVLIGEPGVGKTAVVEGLALDIVNGRVPETLRDKQLYSLDLGSLVAGSRYRGDFEERLKKVLKEINQRGDIILFIDEIHTIVGAGAAEGAIDAASLLKPKLARGELQTIGATTLDEYRKHIEKDAALERRFQPVNVPEPSVEDTIQILKGLRDRYEAHHRVSITDGALAAAASLSDRYINDRFLPDKAVDLIDEAGARMRIKRMTAPEGLREIDERIAKVRGEKEAAIDAQDFEKAAGLRDNERKLTEERAEKEKQWRNGELQEIAEVGEEQIAEVLANWTGIPVFKLTEEESSRLIHMEDELHKRIIGQEDAVKAVSRAIRRTRAGLKDPNRPSGSFIFAGPSGVGKTELSKALAEFLFGDDDSLIQIDMGEFHDKFTASRLFGAPPGYVGYDEGGQLTEKVRRKPFSVVLFDEIEKAHKEIYNTLLQVLEEGRLTDGQGRVVDFKNTVLIFTSNLGTQDISKAVGMGFTANNETDDDAKYERMKDKVTDELKKHFRPEFLNRIDEIVVFKQLTRDQIVQMVDLLTARVAKMLREKDMGLEITEKAKNLLAKRGFDPVLGARPLRRTIQREIEDALSEKILFGEVGAGEIVTVDVDGWDGESEDTDKATFTFTPKPKPLPGVEDEAPAESGDHAQASEGDE; encoded by the coding sequence GTGTTCGAACGGTTTACGGACCGCGCCCGCCGAGTCATTGTGCTCGCGCAGGAAGAAGCGCGGATGCTCAACCACAATTACATCGGCACCGAGCACATCCTGCTCGGCCTCATCCACGAGGGCGAAGGCGTGGCCGCCAAGGCCCTCGAATCCATGGGTATTTCGCTTGAGGATGTGCGCAAGGAAGTAGAGGAGCTCATCGGCCCCGGCTCGCAGCCGCCGAGCGGGCATATTCCGTTTACGCCGCGCGCCAAGAAGGTGCTCGAGCTGTCCCTGCGCGAAGGCCTCCAGATGGGGCACAAGTACATCGGCACCGAGTTCCTGCTCCTCGGCCTCGTTCGCGAGGGTGAAGGTGTTGCTGCACGTGTGCTGGTGAAGCTCGGCGCGGATCTGCCGCGTGTGCGCCAGACGGTGATTCAGCTTCTGTCCGGCTACGAAGGCCAGCAGGGTGGCGAGGCACCAGAGGGTAGCGGACTCGCGGGTGCGGGTGCTGCCCCCGGTGGTGGCGCGTTCGGTGGACGCCAGATGGGCGGCCCCGGTGAGCGCTCCAACTCGCTGACGCTGGATAAGTTCGGCCGAAACCTCACGCAGCTGGCCAAGGACGGCAAGCTGGACCCGGTTGTGGGGCGTGAGAAGGAAATCGAGCGCATCATGCAGGTGCTCTCCCGCCGTACCAAGAACAACCCGGTGCTTATCGGTGAGCCGGGCGTCGGCAAGACGGCCGTGGTCGAGGGCTTGGCGCTCGACATCGTCAACGGCCGTGTTCCGGAAACGCTGCGTGATAAGCAGCTGTACTCGCTGGATCTCGGCTCCCTCGTTGCGGGTTCCCGTTACCGTGGTGACTTTGAGGAGCGCCTGAAGAAGGTGCTCAAGGAGATCAACCAGCGTGGTGACATCATCCTGTTCATCGACGAGATCCACACCATTGTTGGTGCGGGTGCCGCCGAGGGCGCGATCGACGCTGCTTCGCTGCTGAAGCCGAAGCTCGCCCGCGGTGAGCTGCAGACCATCGGCGCGACCACGCTGGATGAGTACCGCAAGCACATCGAGAAGGATGCCGCACTCGAGCGTCGTTTCCAGCCAGTCAACGTGCCGGAGCCGTCCGTCGAGGACACCATCCAGATCCTGAAGGGCCTGCGCGACCGCTACGAGGCGCACCACCGCGTGTCCATCACCGACGGTGCACTCGCTGCCGCCGCCAGCCTGTCGGATCGCTACATCAACGACCGTTTCCTCCCGGATAAGGCCGTTGACCTCATCGATGAGGCTGGTGCCCGCATGCGCATCAAGCGGATGACGGCGCCGGAGGGCCTGCGCGAGATCGACGAGCGGATTGCCAAGGTGCGCGGCGAGAAGGAAGCCGCCATCGACGCTCAGGACTTTGAAAAGGCCGCGGGTCTTCGCGATAACGAGCGCAAGCTCACCGAGGAGCGCGCCGAGAAGGAAAAGCAGTGGCGCAATGGTGAGCTGCAGGAAATCGCCGAGGTAGGCGAGGAGCAGATCGCCGAGGTGCTGGCCAACTGGACCGGTATCCCCGTGTTCAAGCTCACCGAGGAGGAATCCTCCCGCCTCATCCACATGGAGGACGAGCTGCACAAGCGCATCATCGGCCAGGAGGACGCAGTCAAGGCCGTCTCCCGCGCCATCAGGCGCACCCGTGCCGGCCTCAAGGATCCGAACCGCCCGTCCGGCTCCTTCATCTTCGCTGGTCCGTCCGGTGTGGGTAAGACGGAGCTGTCCAAGGCCCTCGCTGAGTTCCTGTTCGGTGACGATGACTCGCTCATCCAGATCGACATGGGCGAGTTCCACGACAAGTTCACGGCCTCGCGCCTGTTCGGTGCTCCCCCCGGATACGTCGGCTACGACGAGGGTGGTCAGCTCACCGAGAAGGTTCGTCGCAAGCCCTTCTCTGTGGTGCTTTTCGACGAAATTGAGAAGGCACACAAGGAGATCTACAACACCCTGTTGCAGGTCCTCGAGGAAGGCAGGCTTACCGACGGCCAGGGACGCGTGGTGGACTTCAAGAACACCGTCTTGATCTTCACCTCCAACCTCGGAACGCAGGATATCTCCAAGGCTGTGGGCATGGGCTTCACCGCCAACAACGAGACGGACGACGACGCCAAGTACGAGCGGATGAAGGACAAGGTTACCGACGAGCTGAAGAAGCACTTCCGCCCCGAGTTCCTGAACCGTATCGATGAGATTGTGGTGTTCAAGCAGCTCACCCGCGACCAGATCGTGCAGATGGTCGACCTCCTCACCGCACGCGTGGCCAAGATGTTGCGGGAGAAGGACATGGGCTTGGAGATCACCGAGAAGGCCAAGAACCTTCTGGCCAAGCGCGGTTTCGACCCGGTGCTCGGTGCCCGCCCGCTGCGCCGCACCATTCAGCGTGAGATCGAGGATGCGCTCTCCGAGAAGATCCTCTTTGGCGAGGTCGGTGCCGGCGAGATCGTCACCGTCGACGTCGACGGCTGGGACGGTGAGTCTGAGGACACGGACAAGGCCACCTTCACCTTCACCCCGAAGCCAAAGCCGCTGCCGGGCGTTGAGGATGAGGCCCCCGCCGAGTCCGGCGACCACGCTCAGGCAAGCGAGGGCGACGAGTAG
- the ptsP gene encoding phosphoenolpyruvate--protein phosphotransferase, producing MNDRVVLHGIGVSSGTAHGLAVRITPAAGVDTNEPACTDVEADGQRVRDAFSQVAEGLAARAEKAPEASKAILTATAGLARDKALVKGVDKQLKKGMGVTAAVHEAVEVYAGKLRKIGGYMAERVTDLYDIRDRTIARLRGLPEPGVPELSEPAVLVAHDLAPAETATLNPETVLGIVTAAGGPTSHTAILAAQLGIPAAVQVVGVEEHLEEDTHIALDGGVGEVIVNPTETDTQELEERSRRRARALAGSSGEGSTRDGHKVKLLANIGTADDARKAATFDLEGSGLFRTEFLFLDRDSAPTVEEQVETYTQVLEAFGDRRVVVRTIDAGADKPLSFANLGEEENPALGRRGIRLTQAKEELLDDQLEALALAHRKTNAELWVMAPMVATVDEAKWFASKARGYGLPKVGIMVETPAAAIRSRQVLSIVDFASIGTNDLSQYTMAADRMQGELAHLLTPWQPAVLSMIKETCNGGSKTGKYIGVCGEAAGDPLLALVLVGLGVSSLSMAPKKVNAVRAALRLHDMSTCQQMAAYALDSWTAEDAREAALNVADPVMKDLL from the coding sequence ATGAATGATCGCGTAGTACTTCACGGTATCGGCGTTTCGTCCGGCACCGCCCATGGCCTTGCCGTGCGCATTACCCCTGCTGCAGGTGTGGATACCAACGAACCGGCGTGCACCGATGTAGAGGCTGACGGCCAGCGCGTCCGCGACGCTTTTAGCCAGGTAGCCGAGGGCCTTGCTGCCCGCGCCGAGAAGGCGCCGGAGGCCTCCAAGGCGATTCTTACCGCCACCGCCGGGCTTGCGCGTGACAAGGCGCTCGTCAAGGGCGTCGATAAGCAGCTGAAGAAGGGCATGGGTGTGACCGCCGCAGTGCACGAGGCCGTCGAGGTCTACGCCGGCAAGCTCCGCAAGATCGGTGGCTACATGGCTGAGCGCGTCACCGACCTCTACGACATCCGCGACCGCACGATCGCTCGCCTGCGTGGCCTGCCGGAGCCGGGCGTTCCCGAGCTCTCCGAGCCCGCCGTCCTCGTCGCGCATGATCTCGCACCTGCTGAGACCGCGACGCTCAACCCCGAGACCGTCCTGGGTATTGTCACCGCCGCTGGTGGCCCCACCTCCCACACGGCGATCCTCGCGGCACAGCTGGGCATCCCGGCCGCTGTCCAGGTCGTTGGCGTGGAAGAGCACCTCGAGGAGGACACGCACATCGCGCTCGACGGTGGTGTCGGCGAGGTCATCGTCAACCCGACGGAGACGGACACCCAGGAGCTGGAGGAGCGCTCCCGTCGTCGCGCCCGCGCACTGGCCGGTTCCTCCGGCGAGGGCTCCACGCGAGACGGCCACAAGGTGAAGCTGCTGGCTAACATCGGCACCGCCGACGATGCCCGCAAGGCCGCCACCTTCGACCTCGAGGGTTCCGGACTGTTCCGCACCGAATTCCTCTTCCTCGACCGCGACTCCGCTCCGACAGTAGAGGAGCAGGTGGAGACCTACACGCAGGTCCTCGAGGCCTTCGGCGACCGCCGTGTCGTCGTCCGCACGATCGATGCCGGCGCCGATAAGCCGCTGAGCTTCGCTAACCTCGGCGAGGAGGAGAACCCCGCACTTGGTCGCCGTGGCATCCGGCTCACGCAGGCTAAGGAAGAGCTTCTCGACGACCAGTTGGAAGCACTTGCCCTCGCTCACCGTAAGACCAATGCTGAGCTGTGGGTGATGGCTCCGATGGTGGCCACCGTCGATGAGGCCAAGTGGTTCGCCTCCAAGGCGCGCGGCTACGGCCTGCCCAAGGTGGGCATCATGGTGGAAACCCCGGCTGCGGCTATCCGCTCCCGCCAGGTCCTGTCCATCGTGGACTTCGCCTCCATCGGCACCAATGACCTGTCGCAGTACACGATGGCCGCCGACCGCATGCAGGGCGAGCTCGCCCACCTGCTCACCCCGTGGCAGCCGGCCGTGCTCTCCATGATCAAGGAGACCTGCAACGGCGGTAGCAAGACGGGCAAGTACATCGGTGTCTGCGGTGAGGCCGCCGGTGACCCGCTGCTCGCCCTCGTGCTTGTGGGCCTCGGCGTGTCCAGCCTCTCCATGGCGCCGAAGAAGGTCAACGCCGTGCGCGCCGCACTGCGCCTGCACGACATGTCCACCTGCCAGCAGATGGCCGCCTACGCCCTGGATTCCTGGACGGCAGAGGACGCCCGCGAGGCCGCCCTCAACGTTGCCGACCCGGTTATGAAGGACCTGCTCTAG
- a CDS encoding PRD domain-containing protein: MKILRVFNNNVVLAKSSSGEVIATGRGIGFQAHRGDTVPQEKVQRVFVPTDGRDPDHLAEMLAFIPARHIAVVSEALEEVDPVGQLKDKITLITALADHLGFAIQRAKDHEPMVYPLKSEVENLYPDEYRLAQAVIAAVNRKIEVELPDSESVAIALHLVNAGFASGDLSYTYQMTGVIQQMLEVISSHYGVPLDSSTMSVARFITHLRYLFVRLARGDQLVDEKSQLADHIFTLYPDAAGCVEQIVSIIELRFDTELTKEEIAYLTLHVARLGTTERIRHE; encoded by the coding sequence GTGAAAATACTGCGTGTGTTTAACAACAACGTCGTGCTGGCCAAGTCTTCCTCGGGAGAAGTGATCGCTACCGGTCGCGGGATTGGCTTCCAGGCGCATCGGGGCGACACCGTCCCACAGGAAAAAGTCCAACGAGTCTTTGTCCCCACGGACGGTCGCGACCCCGATCACCTCGCAGAGATGTTGGCCTTTATTCCGGCGCGGCACATCGCCGTCGTGTCGGAGGCCCTCGAGGAAGTCGATCCAGTCGGCCAGTTGAAAGACAAGATCACCCTGATCACGGCACTCGCCGACCACCTTGGATTTGCGATCCAGCGCGCGAAAGACCATGAGCCGATGGTCTACCCGCTCAAAAGCGAAGTGGAGAATCTGTACCCGGACGAGTACCGGCTCGCACAGGCCGTCATCGCGGCTGTGAATCGGAAGATCGAGGTGGAGCTGCCGGATTCAGAGTCTGTTGCAATTGCCCTTCACCTGGTCAACGCTGGTTTCGCTAGTGGTGACCTTTCCTACACGTACCAAATGACCGGTGTCATTCAGCAGATGCTGGAAGTGATCAGTTCGCACTACGGTGTCCCGCTGGATTCGTCTACGATGAGCGTTGCCCGGTTCATTACGCACCTGCGGTACCTGTTCGTGCGGTTGGCCCGTGGTGACCAGCTTGTCGACGAGAAATCGCAGCTAGCGGACCATATATTTACCCTCTATCCGGATGCTGCCGGATGCGTGGAGCAGATTGTTTCCATCATCGAGCTCCGGTTCGACACAGAACTGACAAAGGAAGAAATCGCGTACCTCACCCTGCACGTTGCGCGGCTGGGTACGACGGAAAGGATTCGACATGAATGA